GTCGACCGCGAGGAACGCCCGGACGTCGACACGCTCTATATGAACGTCTGTCAGATGGTCCGGGGGTCGGGCGGGTGGCCGCTGTCGGTGTGGCTCACGCCGGAGGGCAAGCCGTTCCACGTCGGCACCTATTTTCCCCCCGAGGCGACGGCGAATATGCCGTCGTTCGGCTCCGTCCTCGGCGACATCGCTGACTCCTGGAACGATCCCGAGGGGCGCTCCCGTCTCGAGTCCCAGGCAGATCAGTGGGCGAGTTCGACGAAAGGAGAACTCGAGGGGACGCCCGACCGTTCGGGCGAAGCGCCCGGCGAGGGCTTTCTCGATACCGCCGCCAACGCGGCCGTCAGAGGGGCCGACCGGGAGGCGGGCGGGTGGGGACAGGGGCAAAAGTTCCCCCATCCGGGCCGGATCCATCTCCTCCTCCGGGCCTACGACGCGACCGACCGCGACACCTACCGCGACGTCGCCCTCGAGACGCTCGACGCGATGGCCTCGGGGGGGCTCTACGACCACGTCGGCGGCGGTTTCCATCGCTACTGCGTCGACCGCGAGTGGACGGTGCCGCACTTCGAGAAGATGCTCTACGACAACGCCGAGATCCCCCGCGCGTTCCTCGCGGGGTATCGGCTGACCGGCGAGGAGCGCTACGCCGAGATCGCCAGCGAGACGTTCGCGTTCCTCGAACGGGAGTTGACCCACCCCGACGGCGGTTTCTACTCGACGCTGGACGCCGAAAGCGAGGACAGTACGGGATCGAGGGAGGAGGGGGCGTTCTACGTCTGGACGCCCGAGACGGTCCGGGAGGCGGTGGACGATCCGACCGCGGCCGAGCTGTTCTGTGAGCGCTACGGCGTCACCGACTCGGGGAACTTCGAGAACGGGACGACCGTCCTCACCGAGTCGACGCCCATCGGAGAGCTCGCGGCCGACGCCGTGATGGACACCGACAGCGTCGAAGCGCTGCTCGAGACGGCCCGATCGCAGCTCTTCGAGGCCCGCGAGTCCCGCCCGCGACCCCCCCGCGACGGGAAGGTGTTGGCGGGCTGGAACGGGCTGATGATCTCCGCGCTTGCCGAGGGAGCGCTCGCGCTCAATCCGACCTACGCCGACCTCGCGGAGGCGGCCCTAGAGTTCTGTCGCGACCGGCTCTGGGAGGACGAAGGAACGCAAGACGGGGACGTCGGACGGCTCAACCGCCGCTTCGAGCGCGGCGAGGTCGGGATTTCGGGCTATCTCGAGGATTACGCGTACCTCGGCCGCGGCGCGTTCGACCTCTATCAGGCGACCGGGGACGTCGAGCACCTCCAGTTCGCGCTGCAGCTCGGACGCGCCATCCGGGCGTCCTTCTATGAGGAGTCCGAGGGGACGCTCTATTTCACGCCGACCGGCGGCGAGGAACTCATCGCCCGGCCCCAGCAGCTCGCCGATAGCTCGACGCCCTCGAGTACGGGTGTCGCCGTCCAGCTGCTCGCGGCGCTGTCGGCGTTCGACCCCGACGCCGGATTCGACGCGGTCGTGGACTCGGTCCTCGAGACCCACGCGTCGACGCTGGAGTCGAACCCAATCACGCACACCTCGCTCACGCTCGCCGCCATCGACCGGTCCGTGGGCAGCCCCGAGTTGACCGTCGCCGCCGGGGAACTGCCGCCGGCCTGGCGCGAGGCGCTCTCGGGGACGTACCTCCCGGGGCGGACCCTCTCAGTTCGGCCGCCCACTGAATCGGGGCTGTCGGCGTGGCTCGACGCGATCGGTCTCGAAGACGCCCCGCCGATCT
The genomic region above belongs to Natronomonas moolapensis 8.8.11 and contains:
- a CDS encoding thioredoxin domain-containing protein, with product MENRLDEAASPYLRQHADNPVAWQPWDEAALELARERDAPIFLSIGYAACHWCHVMADESFEDPEIAETLNEAFVPIKVDREERPDVDTLYMNVCQMVRGSGGWPLSVWLTPEGKPFHVGTYFPPEATANMPSFGSVLGDIADSWNDPEGRSRLESQADQWASSTKGELEGTPDRSGEAPGEGFLDTAANAAVRGADREAGGWGQGQKFPHPGRIHLLLRAYDATDRDTYRDVALETLDAMASGGLYDHVGGGFHRYCVDREWTVPHFEKMLYDNAEIPRAFLAGYRLTGEERYAEIASETFAFLERELTHPDGGFYSTLDAESEDSTGSREEGAFYVWTPETVREAVDDPTAAELFCERYGVTDSGNFENGTTVLTESTPIGELAADAVMDTDSVEALLETARSQLFEARESRPRPPRDGKVLAGWNGLMISALAEGALALNPTYADLAEAALEFCRDRLWEDEGTQDGDVGRLNRRFERGEVGISGYLEDYAYLGRGAFDLYQATGDVEHLQFALQLGRAIRASFYEESEGTLYFTPTGGEELIARPQQLADSSTPSSTGVAVQLLAALSAFDPDAGFDAVVDSVLETHASTLESNPITHTSLTLAAIDRSVGSPELTVAAGELPPAWREALSGTYLPGRTLSVRPPTESGLSAWLDAIGLEDAPPIWAGRDAVDGRETVYACRSFTCSPPTHDIEEAIEWLREAED